A region from the uncultured Macellibacteroides sp. genome encodes:
- a CDS encoding glycosyltransferase family 2 protein: protein MYIVTIAIPLYNAESYIKNTLLSAFLQSFKSIEYLIIDDRGTDNSINIVHELQLTHPRGKDIRIITHEKNYGVAVARNTAINEANSEYLYFLDSDDTIVPSCIELLYNKLKKENTEIVIASFMRYSGNQKKDSTIFLDKVFRGRYQLANSYVSSKITSVWNILFDLSFLKEKGIMFQEVTKFEDIIFMTELIPLIDSCVLMSNYTYIYNIRENSLCQYNEREIIPLSEIIDDLQVRRIMKQICITNKKMPYIGNLCRSVMKRNFEAGIAIIQKRNLIVPKVTDSVIKDILSHPFSLKEIFCLKSNRLFNVISWLLGNTPCWILSILSSTYIRYKKIRSKT, encoded by the coding sequence ATGTATATAGTAACAATTGCAATTCCTTTGTATAATGCAGAAAGTTATATAAAAAACACTCTTCTGTCAGCTTTTCTGCAGTCATTTAAAAGCATTGAATACTTAATAATTGACGACAGAGGAACCGATAATAGCATAAATATAGTTCATGAATTACAATTAACTCACCCTAGGGGAAAAGATATAAGAATAATTACTCATGAAAAGAACTATGGAGTTGCTGTTGCTAGAAATACGGCGATTAATGAAGCCAATAGTGAATATCTTTATTTTTTGGATAGCGATGATACAATTGTTCCATCATGTATTGAATTACTCTATAACAAATTAAAAAAAGAAAATACTGAAATTGTTATTGCATCATTTATGAGATACTCTGGTAATCAAAAGAAAGACTCTACAATTTTTCTTGATAAAGTATTTAGAGGGAGATATCAATTAGCAAATTCTTATGTATCATCAAAAATAACATCTGTATGGAATATATTATTTGATTTATCATTTTTAAAAGAAAAGGGAATTATGTTTCAAGAAGTTACTAAATTTGAAGATATTATTTTTATGACTGAACTTATTCCCTTAATTGATTCCTGTGTATTAATGTCTAATTATACATACATTTATAATATCAGAGAGAATTCACTTTGCCAGTATAATGAAAGAGAGATAATTCCTTTATCTGAGATAATTGATGATCTCCAAGTCAGGAGAATAATGAAACAAATTTGTATTACAAACAAAAAAATGCCCTATATTGGAAACTTATGTAGGTCTGTAATGAAACGAAATTTTGAGGCAGGAATTGCTATTATTCAAAAAAGGAATTTAATTGTCCCAAAAGTAACTGATTCAGTTATTAAGGATATTTTGAGTCATCCTTTTAGTTTAAAGGAAATTTTTTGTTTAAAAAGTAATAGATTATTCAATGTCATTAGCTGGTTACTGGGGAATACTCCATGCTGGATTCTATCTATTTTATCATCAACTTACATAAGATATAAAAAAATAAGATCAAAAACATAA
- a CDS encoding glycosyltransferase, producing the protein MFHLIDTIVNLNENVRKIFESHINKESIGLKYNSKNSKVKYFIAAAYDNYILMKIKKGPHDGPKEIITDEIDGFLFELDNTTQFAEKIYYLVENEDIRSKKGLNARENVKRYLSYNKMSQWIKLFNTLSN; encoded by the coding sequence TTGTTTCATCTTATTGACACAATCGTAAATCTTAATGAAAATGTTCGGAAAATATTTGAATCTCATATTAATAAAGAAAGTATAGGATTAAAATATAATTCCAAAAACTCAAAAGTAAAATATTTTATTGCTGCAGCTTATGATAATTACATCTTAATGAAAATAAAAAAGGGCCCCCACGACGGACCAAAAGAAATAATTACAGACGAAATTGATGGTTTTCTTTTCGAACTTGATAATACAACTCAATTTGCTGAAAAGATCTACTATTTAGTTGAAAATGAAGATATAAGATCTAAAAAAGGATTAAATGCTCGTGAGAATGTTAAAAGATATCTATCTTATAATAAGATGTCACAATGGATTAAATTGTTTAATACTCTATCTAATTAA